Within the Mus caroli chromosome 10, CAROLI_EIJ_v1.1, whole genome shotgun sequence genome, the region ATACAGAGCCATTATGGATCTTAGTTACTGAGTCCAGATGTGTAAGGCCGTGAATCCTTCTATATGCCTCTTGTTCTTCCTGACATAGGATCCCCGGCAGCTCTACGGTTGACCTGAGGCATACTGTCCCGATGGTGGTACGAGGTACAATATGGATTGGGATTTCAAGTCTCTCATATTCTGAACTCTTCGATGCTTGTACAGACTGGAAGCAAGTATAGAGTACACGGCCTATCTTTGTGGGTTTGTCTTCTATGAAGCAAGCAAAGATCAGTCCTACAAAGCTCTGATCCATCATCTGGTACATGGCCTGTGTACGCACGTCGACATGAGAAGGCCAAACGGTTATATGAGGGTGGGAATGGTACCAGCCCACAACTCTCATGGGACGACCCGTTTGCTCTGCTAACCGTTCTGCCTCTATCGAGGCTGCAGACAGTTGCTCCGGAGATATTTCTACCCGGTCCTTTGTCTTGTCAGAACGTCGCAAGATAATAACAGAATGAATGTGAACAATTCTGATGGCCTCCATCTTTTTCGCAACTGTGCACATCTCAGCTCCAGTGTATGCAAGCCTGGAGTCACTCCTCCCGTGATCATTCAACTGCCCTATACACAGACCCAtgacctcctccttctctgtgctcAGAGCGTGATTGAGACAAACCAGGAAAGCGTCCGATTCAAGGTAAACTGCCTGTACTCCCTGCATCATCCGCACCGCCATCTTAAGCCGGCTCCACTCAAGACTTGGGCCCACTGCAGACTGCCCAGAAGCAGCCTTCCCAGGAGGCCTTGCGGGTATCCACTGGGCGGAGCCTGAGGCCCAGGGGAGTGGCTGGGTGCCACAGCGGGTGGAGCCTAGGGTGCAGGGGGTGGAGCCTGCCTAACCACATGGGGaaattcttttttccccttaacTGTGTTAACAAGATTGCCACAAAATTAAGCATATCTAAAGAAATGAGCTCTTTTGATAAACATACAGTTCAACGCTATGAATTTTTTTGGCATAATTTACTTTGCAATCATTTTTGGCAAGGGACTATAAAATGATAgtgaattttataattaatagttTCTTAGAGCCAAAACCATGAGATGAAAAATGAGcattatttatacatattataaGGTGATAAACTTTACAAAAAATGTGAGCAAGTGTAGTTTCTCATTACCTTAATTATATTTGGTAATTTTAATCAGCATAAATTTTTATAGGTATTAggttaaataaaaattctattcaTCGCTACATTAGTTTTCTCTCAGATACATAGAATAGGGactgaaataatagaaataaaccAAGTATCTAAGccaaaaatgaaatattcagttattacaataatgacaaaaaaaatcaagaagccTTTTTTAAGCCTGAAAAGTCCCCTACACTAAGGACACAACTCTCTGAAATCATGGGGCATTAAAGCTGTTTCTGAAAGCATCTgataatgaattcataaaattaacAATGCTAATTTTTGAACCcatttctattttaagaaaatattttattacttcagCTACAAAAACCACATTTGTCTTTAAATTGCCAGTCCATACTAGAGAACATTTATGCTTTTTAATGGGTCTCCCAAGATTTCAGCTAGCACAGAGAAGGTTACAGTCAAAAGGGGATAACTTTTCAAATGTATTAGAGAGACTTCAAGCATCTTTATACTTCATGTATAAAAATGACAAAGTTCAAacttgccctccctccctccctccctcttgccctccctccctctctccctccttccttccctctctcccccctccctcccttcatttttctttctttctttatatgaaCAAGAACACCCCAgagggaaacaaaaacaacatagaCAGGATGATTTCTAAATCTGTGTTTACTTCATTGTTGATGATggctgtgattttattttatttcttttttgtcgTTGTTCACTATTTCTTTTGGAGTTGACATCTTCCACTGATCAATTTTATATGCTCTAAAGCACAATATTAATTGAAGCTACTCCTTCCCTTTTGTATGGGAAGAAAAAACTAGGTGCATTGACGGTTTCTGAAAAAGCATGGGTTAGTTGGTTCAAGCCAATTGGCTCTCAAACACGCTGTCTATAGAAACTACAGATAAATGGTTTGGAATTCCCATTCGCCTTTGCTTTGTTAAAGCTCAGCTCTGAACTCGCACTGTTTCTGAGCTGCAGGCACTTGAGAGAAACATCTAAGCTCGTAGCACAAAGCCCCCTTTCATCACACTGTTCAGATTGTCATTGTTTCGCCACACAGTGAAGCAAAGCTTGAAAATCAATCCACAGCTCCAATTGTGGTAACTACAACAGCTGGAGAAAAATGCTTCGGTCTTCCAGCTTCAGATAGTATATTAGGAGGTATGCAATACTTACTAAAATGTGAAAGTCAGGTATCTTAAAAAGGCATTTTAAGCATATAGATGCATCTGGCATTTACAAAATTCATTCATCAGGAGTTATCATTTATGTGTTAAGGATGAGAAGACTTGCAAAAGGTTGCACAGCTACCAAATGATACAGCTAAGGTTTGCACTGAACTGGGTTAGTTCCATAGGCCCTGAAATTTTCTTACTAGTAAGTAAATAAGTGCTGACTGACTGAATAAattgtgtatgtataatgtgtcCAATATGATACAATGTGCTTTGACTAGGTCTCACCCtgttttgaataaaaagaaatgtaataaatgcCTTTCAGACCTGTTGAGAAAGAAATATTCCTATTCAGTTATTGCCTAGAGAAATTATTGATGGTGACTCTTCTGAGAAGATACATAGCATAGAAAATTATTGAGAATGCCACAAAGAAGCCACGTGCTTAGCACTGTTTAAGTCTGTATACTAAACATCTCAGCTATGAATTATGAAAGGTAGCAattttgcttccttcttcctaaatGCTAGCTTCTGTTATGTGTCAGTGGAATTTGGTGAGCATAAAACATAAACAGTATCTACAATCTACAAAAATAACCCATCCCTTCCCATCAATTTAAAACAACCAcattgttttgctgttgtttctggATAACTGTGGTTCTGGGAGATAACCTCATCCCATCTCACAGGCAAATCTTCTTAGTTTATATATTAGTCATGATAACCTGGTTCATTTTACCAATGGTTGCTTTGAGACTGTATGACACAATGTGACCATGTTGTAATATAAAAGGAagtttcctgggttttctttgggggggggtacTTTATTCTTCTAACTTTAATAGTAAAGATATCCACAGAAACCAACACCTTCTCTATTGTTTGGTACTGTAGTTACTCTGGGACCTGGCACTGTTGGGATTGTAAGAGAAACCAGTGATGAAAAGCTGATATTTTATGACTGGTAGAGTCGAAGGTTGGTAGTAACCACCACCTTAACCTTGATGGTGAGTTGTCTCAGTAACCACTTCTCACCATGGGACTGGCAAAAAAGGAGGCAACCATGTTTCTCAAGGTTCAGCCTAGTTTATGTGCCACTGCCTATTTCTTGCAACCAGGAGGCAGTGTGCATAGATGCTCTCAAGCTGATCCGCACAATAGCAATACAAAtatctgcttttgttttcctttcttttttcccccaacataATATTTCTATTGACCATTGGGTGTTTCTCACAATGCACTCCAATCAcattcatttctctgtcttcccaggttCACCTGTCTCCCTTGTGACCTCCCCAATGCgaagaagaacaaaaaaagtACTAAGTTCAAGTTTGTTTTGCTCATATAAGCTATCCCCTTTATTTGGAggcaagttttctctgtgtagtcctgtcctagatcttgc harbors:
- the LOC110302962 gene encoding lys-63-specific deubiquitinase BRCC36-like; the encoded protein is MAVRMMQGVQAVYLESDAFLVCLNHALSTEKEEVMGLCIGQLNDHGRSDSRLAYTGAEMCTVAKKMEAIRIVHIHSVIILRRSDKTKDRVEISPEQLSAASIEAERLAEQTGRPMRVVGWYHSHPHITVWPSHVDVRTQAMYQMMDQSFVGLIFACFIEDKPTKIGRVLYTCFQSVQASKSSEYERLEIPIHIVPRTTIGTVCLRSTVELPGILCQEEQEAYRRIHGLTHLDSVTKIHNGSVFTKHLCSQMSAVCGPLLQWLEDRLEQNQQRLQELQQEKEDLMEELTSLE